A genomic region of Anopheles coustani chromosome 3, idAnoCousDA_361_x.2, whole genome shotgun sequence contains the following coding sequences:
- the LOC131272609 gene encoding tetratricopeptide repeat protein 28, translating to MHTERRRHGGRRAGGQTSGPSSTATTLVLHQHQPSIHPTVWEILSAELILSNEPEGTPELPAANRALFLEKVRQSNTACQNGDFSTAVQLYTDALGLDPGNHILYSNRSAARLKQGQFALALQDATRARELCPQWPKAYFRQGVALQCLGRYGEALAAFSAGLAQDPNSKQLLAGLVEASIKSPLRHALEPTFQQLKAMKLDQSPFVVISVVGQELLGAGQYHAAVTVLESALRIGSCSLKLRGSVFSALSSAHWALNQLDKAIAYMQQDLAVAKSLGDTAGECRAHGNLGSAYFSQGSYKEALTSHRYQLVLAMKCKDTQAAAAALTSLGHVYTAIGDYPNALASHKQCVQLVKQMGDRLQEAREIGNVGAVYLAMGEFDSAVDCHTQHLRLARKLGNQVEEARAYSNLGSSYHYKRNFTQAITYHESVLRIAQQLGDRAIEARAYAGLGHAARCGHDFVQAKRWHEKQLEMALAARDKVGEGRACSNLGIVYQLLGEHDAALKLHQAHLTIARQLQDKAGMGRAYGNIGNAYSAAGYYESAIKYHKQELIISKEVHDRSAEASTHGNLAVAYQALGAHDMALMHYRAHLNIARELKDTAGEACALLNLGNCLSSRQEFAQAVPYYEQYLMLSQELGDVAAEGKACHFLGYAHYCIGNYREAVRYYDQDLALAKDLQNKMNMGRAYCNLGLAHLALGNTGGALECQKYFLAIAHMTNHLPGKFRALGNIGDVLIRMGDVDEAIKMYQRQLALARQTRERGMEAAACGALGLAHRLLKKFDKALGYHTQELTLRQEMCDLPGECRAHGHLGAVHMALGNYTHAVKCYQEQLERAQELQDSAVEAQAFGNLGIARLNMGHYEDAIGYLEQQLGTLEQVSTPTAQHDRARALGHLGDCYDALGDYHAEAIKCHERHLQLAIALQSPRDQERAYRGLGNCYKSVGNLQEALVCLEKRLVVAHELGNAEAKAAAYGDLGGIHSALGNYEQAINCLEHQRDIARELGDRVLTSDALSGLGAVCQQMGDYEESLRLHKQDLELCESISHATLQARACGNLGSVYDSLKSYPESARHYEKQLALTADRITKAHACLALGRVYHQMEQVPQAIGFLRQGLAIAQSLNKLEDEARLRHRLGLSLVASGDDDGARQQMESAAQILESIRSDQVTPEARTNLYDLQTACYQTLQRVLVGLGRHEEALVAAERCRSRMGADSNQSAENSLNNRKTLLTCSEYIFDTVNRSKTSVVYYSLAGRELYAWFLQPQKRIVRFHATTLDEQTLPMAKKKQLLAAAITDSKKGQVAIAAGAAATAGDAGIAGESLLEQYINYVRDCLGVNSGSVLQEGDGSGWKSSNENLIDDFANERAGFLRMVNRNHLMNSSNYSLSSLFSLGSVGGSVASLQGSTRSIGSLQGSTRSRRSNMLPPWQGPSCLHVLYNLLLAPFEDLLPDISTTARIGRRELILVLEKELYLVPFAILRSGDEDGEYLSERCSLLTVPSLHTLRQKSRIKTREPAEGLNSALVIGGPKIPSSLSDTWGWSESPASLQEAAMVSDMLGTKPLVSSTATKEAVVAELSAAECVHFAANVSWKLGAVVLSPGDVLDSQPSGKRFYAGASGELLGPDHDDEPSDLSASNMEIPPLSDFILSAADLLAMKLSAKLVVLSSYHSVEPITGSGVANLAGSWLFAGTGAVLVSLWPVPETAAKILLRAFYSALLQGTRAAKALAEAMQTVQHTKHFAHPANWAGFILIGGNVRLSNKVALIGQALCELMRTPDKCRDALRVCLHLVEKSLQRIHRGQKNAMYTTQKSIDNKAGPVSGWKDLLMAVGFRFEPAANGIPSSVFFPQSDPEDRLSQCSASLQALLGLSPTTLHALSKLVHGAEIADEIIGVMRHVVAQFPSKVTDATMIGEGAIDVPLSVRLWRVAGCHELLASLGFDLMEVGQDQVTLRTGKQANRRNCQFVLQALLALFDTQEAPKSLGIESSSSSESLNEEESSEDQSSVQHQQQQQQQAQSQQGPQSSQQQQQQQQQQQQQSSQQQQQQQQQQMKGVAGSVSPTPTSADSQQRSISPAVTVKSQSSYNFSRPPLPLRRVPFLSTRSAFISYVRRRGEPDGGQTDSAQPATGQHQQPQPDTSLANTTDSELSDGYTTQQILMKSDHLAKGLGYSNLRGTIKVSRPGGGGESDAAFTPSPPVTLQNVDQNVSLALAHQTRIKNLYTNHNNVNHHPLAGGVLNGVGGGGGGGGAAASGISMGPAGAYALPDALHHHPVAGHHRRPDSSSSASSATDWEGSGHATVLRRAANQGAGHHLPPLPPPRQTLPMVESLRPLAPLAPVYNNINGTTGVPSTGKGPVTANGVQKSLSVLESTSSDSEFERSFDLPGSGSNAASISSKLTSLAHSLQSMRTRHKLKLGPQQHHGQHHQQQQQSQQHQHHGQQHQQQQHGALHGQHGPVTSTAGTTMSRSKLPVDQFGFLDRLSCRTEISTNHVAAPRKPLSTLPDDERTLNLNANKLYFSPTDAEMIPLTEATASELGLVGGGKGHHGAVMVPPGGGPSSGTVSGKDGAKTNQKTIQDSILRHMSREMTPTISEVYHERNIGLGLAPSLSKLLLSKNYDDAPPELAGTKGPSAAAAAAAAAAAAAAASAAATMLNKPSAALTVGNLAEAMNEIEMNATTSSKLADEGACGICNSPSDLLCGCSATSTVAAVAAMTAALGASTITKKSGSNKPWLSNVSPNIVKASDLTTADILEQQKQLKSSVSSGLTSNLSSSTENSLSTVVKRSGSPFSDLSRRDEGDGRSVADSQCSGSFRTDITGSTVTTSKQGGAQQPQQQQQQSAQQQQTQQQQCSTVPAGVDPHQQQQQNSVPTTVTTSVTQQRSKYIIDT from the exons ATGCACACCGAACGGCGACGCCACGGTGGTCGGCGCGCCGGTGGACAGACGTCCGGACCGAGCAGCACGGCCACCACGCTCGTCCTG CACCAGCATCAACCGTCGATCCATCCGACCGTCTGGGAGATACTTTCGGCCGAGCTGATCCTTTCG AACGAACCGGAGGGAACGCCGGAACTGCCGGCCGCCAACCGGGCGCTCTTCCTGGAGAAGGTGCGCCAGTCGAACACCGCGTGCCAGAACGGCGACTTCAGCACGGCCGTGCAGCTGTACACGGACGCGCTCGGGCTGGACCCGGGCAATCACATCCTCTACAGCAACCGGTCGGCGGCCCGGCTCAAGCAGGGCCAGTTCGCGCTCGCCCTGCAGGATGCGACGCGCGCCCGCGAGCTCTGCCCCCAGTGGCCGAAGGCGTACTTCCGGCAGggcgtcgcgctgcagtgtctGGGGCGGTACGGGGAGGCGCTGGCGGCGTTCAGCGCCGGGCTGGCGCAGGACCCGAACAGCAAGCAGCTGCTGGCGGGCCTGGTGGAGGCCTCGATCAAGAGCCCGCTGCGGCACGCGCTCGAGCCCACCTTCCAGCAGCTGAAGGCGATGAAGCTCGACCAGTCGCCGTTCGTGGTGATTTCCGTGGTGGGCCAGGAGCTGCTCGGTGCGGGCCAGTATCACGCGGCCGTGACCGTGCTCGAGTCGGCGCTGCGTATCGGGTCGTGCTCGCTGAAGCTGCGCGGGTCGGTGTTCTCCGCGCTCAGCTCCGCGCACTGGGCGCTCAACCAGCTCGATAAGGCGATCGCGTACATGCAGCAGGACCTGGCGGTGGCCAAGAGCCTGGGCGATACGGCGGGCGAGTGCCGGGCGCACGGCAACCTCGGCTCGGCCTACTTCAGCCAGGGCTCGTACAAGGAGGCGCTCACGTCGCACCGCTACCAGCTGGTGCTGGCGATGAAGTGCAAGGACACGCAGGCGGCGGCCGCCGCCCTGACCTCGCTCGGCCACGTGTACACCGCGATCGGCGACTACCCGAATGCGCTCGCCTCGCACAAGCAGTGCGTGCAGCTGGTGAAGCAGATGGGCGACCGGTTGCAGGAGGCGCGCGAGATCGGCAACGTCGGGGCGGTGTACCTGGCGATGGGCGAGTTCGACTCGGCGGTCGACTGCCACACGCAGCACCTGCGGCTGGCCCGGAAGCTCGGCAACCAGGTGGAGGAGGCGCGGGCGTACAGCAACCTCGGCTCGAGCTACCACTACAAGCGCAACTTCACGCAGGCCATCACGTACCACGAGAGCGTGCTGCGGATCGCGCAGCAGCTCGGCGACCGGGCGATCGAGGCGCGGGCCTACGCCGGCCTGGGCCATGCGGCCCGCTGCGGCCACGACTTCGTGCAGGCGAAGCGGTGGCACGAGAAGCAGCTCGAGATGGCGCTGGCGGCGCGCGACAAGGTGGGCGAGGGCCGAGCCTGCTCCAACCTGGGCATCGTGTACCAGCTGCTGGGCGAGCACGACGCGGCCCTGAAGCTGCACCAGGCGCACCTGACCATCGCCCGCCAGCTGCAGGACAAGGCGGGGATGGGCCGGGCGTACGGGAACATTGGCAACGCGTACTCGGCCGCCGGCTACTACGAGTCCGCCATCAAGTACCACAAGCAGGAGCTGATCATCAGCAAGGAGGTGCACGATCGCAGCGCGGAAGCGTCCACCCACGGCAACCTGGCCGTGGCGTATCAGGCGCTCGGTGCGCACGACATGGCGCTCATGCACTACCGGGCGCACCTGAACATCGCGCGCGAGCTGAAGGACACGGCCGGGGAGGCCTGCGCGCTGCTGAACCTCGGCAACTGTCTGAGCTCGCGCCAGGAGTTCGCCCAGGCGGTCCCCTACTACGAGCAGTACCTGATGCTCTCGCAGGAACTGGGCGACGTGGCGGCGGAAGGGAAGGCGTGTCACTTTCTCGGGTACGCGCACTACTGCATCGGCAACTACCGGGAGGCGGTGCGCTACTACGACCAGGACCTGGCGCTCGCCAAGGATCTGCAGAACAAGATGAACATGGGCCGGGCGTACTGCAACCTGGGGCTGGCCCATCTGGCCCTCGGCAACACGGGCGGAGCGCTCGAGTGCCAGAAGTACTTCCTGGCGATCGCACACATGACCAATCACCTGCCGGGTAAGTTCCGCGCGCTCGGCAACATCGGTGACGTGCTGATACGCATGGGGGACGTAGACGAAGCGATCAAAATGTACCAGCGCCAGCTCGCCCTGGCGCGGCAGACGCGCGAGCGAGGCATGGAGGCGGCGGCCTGTGGCGCCCTCGGGCTCGCCCATCGCCTGCTGAAGAAGTTCGACAAGGCGCTCGGGTACCACACGCAGGAGCTGACCCTGCGCCAGGAGATGTGCGACCTGCCGGGCGAGTGCCGAGCGCACGGGCACCTCGGGGCCGTCCATATGGCGCTCGGAAACTACACGCACGCCGTCAAGTGCTACCAGGAGCAGCTCGAGCGGGCCCAAGAGCTGCAGGACTCGGCGGTGGAAGCGCAAGCGTTCGGGAATCTGGGCATAGCGCGGCTCAACATGGGCCACTACGAGGACGCGATCGGGTACCTGGAGCAGCAGCTCGGCACGCTCGAGCAGGTGAGCACACCGACCGCGCAGCACGACCGGGCCCGCGCCCTCGGGCACCTCGGGGACTGCTACGACGCGCTCGGGGACTACCACGCCGAGGCGATCAAGTGCCACGAACGCCACCTGCAGCTGGCGATAGCGCTGCAGAGTCCGCGCGATCAGGAGCGGGCCTACCGGGGCCTGGGGAACTGCTACAAATCGGTCGGTAACCTGCAGGAAGCGCTCGTGTGTCTCGAAAAGCGGTTAGTGGTGGCCCACGAGCTGGGCAATGCGGAAGCGAAGGCGGCCGCATACGGTGACCTCGGTGGTATCCACAGTGCGCTAGGGAACTACGAGCAGGCGATCAACTGCCTCGAGCATCAGCGTGACATAGCCCGCGAGCTAGGTGATCGAGTGCTCACGTCGGACGCGCTCAGTGGACTCGGTGCGGTGTGCCAGCAGATGGGTGACTACGAAGAATCGCTTCGGCTCCACAAACAGGACCTCGAACTGTGCGAAAGTATTAGCCACGCGACACTGCAGGCGCGCGcctgtggtaacctcggttcGGTGTATGATTCGCTCAAGAGCTACCCGGAGTCGGCGCGCCACTACGAGAAGCAGCTCGCTCTGACGGCCGATCGGATAACGAAGGCGCATGCCTGTCTCGCGCTGGGCCGTGTCTACCACCAGATGGAGCAGGTCCCGCAGGCGATCGGGTTCCTGCGCCAAGGCCTTGCGATCGCACAGTCGCTCAACAAGCTGGAGGACGAGGCACGGCTGCGACACCGGCTGGGGCTCTCGCTGGTCGCGTCCGGCGATGACGACGGTGCCCGCCAGCAGATGGAAAGTGCCGCCCAGATTCTCGAGTCGATCCGCAGCGACCAGGTAACGCCCGAAGCGCGCACCAACCTGTACGACCTGCAGACGGCCTGCTATCAGACGCTGCAGCGCGTGCTGGTCGGACTGGGCCGGCACGAGGAGGCCCTGGTGGCCGCCGAGCGCTGCCGGTCGCGCATGGGCGCCGACTCCAACCAGAGCGCCGAAAACTCGCTCAACAACCGCAAAACGCTGCTCACCTGCAGCGAGTACATCTTCGATACGGTCAACCGCAGCAAGACGAGCGTCGTCTACTACAGTCTGGCCGGGCGCGAGCTGTACGCCTGGTTCCTGCAGCCCCAGAAGCGCATCGTGCGGTTCCACGCGACCACGCTCGACGAGCAGACGCTGCCGATGGCGAAGAAAAAGCAGCTGCTGGCCGCCGCCATCACCGACAGCAAGAAGGGACAGGTGGCGATCGCCGCGGGGGCGGCAGCGACCGCGGGCGACGCTGGTATCGCCGGGGAGAGCCTGCTGGAGCAGTACATCAACTACGTGCGCGATTGCCTGGGCGTGAACTCGGGCAGCGTACTGCAGGAGGGCGACGGCAGCGGGTGGAAGTCGTCGAACGAAAACCTCATCGATGACTTCGCCAACGAGCGGGCCGGCTTTCTGCGCATGGTCAACCGGAACCATCTGATGAACTCGAGCAATTACTCGCTCAGCTCGCTCTTCAGTCTCGGCAGTGTCGGTGGCTCCGTTGCCAGTCTGCAGGGTTCAACAAG GTCCATCGGAAGCCTGCAGGGATCGACACGATCGAGACGGTCGAATATGCTACCGCCATGGCAGGGCCCGTCCTGTCTGCACGTCCTCTACAACCTGTTGCTCGCACCGTTCGAGGATCTGCTGCCGGACATCAGCACAA CCGCTCGAATCGGACGCCGCGAGTTGATCCTGGTGCTCGAGAAGGAACTGTACCTAGTACCGTTTGCCATCCTGCGCAGTGGTGATGAAGATGGCGAGTACCTGTCCGAACGGTGCTCGCTGCTGACCGTGCCATCGTTACACACGCTGCGGCAGAAAAGTCGCATCAAAACACGTGAGCCAG CTGAGGGACTCAACAGTGCGCTGGTGATCGGCGGACCGAAGATACCGTCGTCCCTGTCGGATACGTGGGGTTGGTCCGAGTCGCCGGCATCTCTGCAGGAGGCGGCCATGGTGTCGGACATGCTCGGCACCAAACCGCTGGTCAGCTCGACTGCCACCAAGGAAGCGGTGGTGGCGGAGTTGTCGGCCGCCGAGTGCGTCCACTTTGCCGCCAACGTCAGCTGGAAGCTCGGTGCGGTGGTGCTCAGTCCGGGCGACGTGCTGGACTCGCAACCGTCCGGGAAGCGCTTCTACGCCGGTGCGTCCGGTGAGCTGCTCGGTCCGGACCACGATGACGAGCCGTCCGATCTGTCGGCGTCCAACATGGAGATTCCGCCCCTGTCCGACTTCATTCTCAGTGCGGCCGACCTGCTGGCGATGAAGCTGAGTGCAAAGTTGGTTGTGCTCAGCTCGTACCACTCGGTCGAACCGATCACCGGTAGCGGGGTGGCCAACCTGGCCGGCAGCTGGCTGTTCGCGGGCACCGGTGCGGTGCTGGTGTCACTGTGGCCAGTGCCGGAAACGGCCGCCAAGATCCTGCTTCGGGCGTTCTACTCGGCGCTGCTGCAGGGTACGCGTGCCGCCAAAGCACTGGCCGAGGCAATGCAGACGGTGCAGCACACGAAACACTTCGCCCACCCGGCCAACTGGGCCGGCTTCATCCTGATCGGTGGCAATGTGCGGCTCTCGAACAAGGTCGCCCTGATCGGGCAGGCGCTGTGCGAGCTGATGCGGACACCGGACAAGTGCCGTGACGCACTGCGCGTCTGCCTGCACCTGGTGGAGAAGAGCCTGCAGCGCATCCATCGGGGGCAGAAGAACGCCATGTACACGACGCAGAAGAGCATCGACAACAAGGCGGGCCCGGTGAGCGGCTGGAAGGATCTGCTGATGGCGGTCGGGTTCCGGTTCGAGCCGGCCGCCAACGGCATCCCGTCGAGCGTGTTCTTCCCGCAGAGCGACCCGGAGGACCGGCTGTCGCAGTGCTCCGCCAGCCTGCAGGCACTGCTCGGCCTCTCGCCCACCACTCTGCACGCTCTGTCGAAGCTCGTGCACGGGGCGGAGATTGCGGACGAGATCATCGGCGTCATGCGCCACGTGGTGGCCCAGTTCCCGTCGAAGGTGACGGACGCGACGATGATCGGCGAGGGTGCGATCGATGTGCCGCTGAGTGTGCGGTTGTGGCGCGTCGCCGGCTGCCACGAGCTGCTGGCCTCGCTGGGCTTCGACCTGATGGAGGTGGGCCAGGATCAGGTAACTCTTCGCACCGGCAAACAGGCGAACCGGCGCAACTGCCAGTTTGTGCTGCAGGCCCTGCTGGCGCTGTTCGACACGCAGGAGGCACCCAAGAGCCTCGGCATCGAGTCGAGCAGTAGCTCCGAGTCGCTGAACGAGGAGGAATCGTCCGAAGATCAGTCCTCCgtccaacaccagcagcaacagcaacagcaggccCAATCGCAGCAGGGTCCACAAAGctctcagcagcaacagcaacagcagcagcagcagcagcagcaatcatCGCAGCAG caacaacaacagcagcagcaacagatgAAGGGAGTTGCGGGCAGCGTGAGTCCCACGCCGACCAGCGCGGACTCGCAGCAGCGCAGCATTTCGCCGGCGGTGACGGTCAAATCACAATCGAGCTACAACTTCTCTCGCCCTCCATTGCCGCTGCGGCGTGTGCCCTTCCTGAGCACTCGCAGTGCGTTCATCTCGTACGTGCGCCGTCGCGGTGAACCGGATGGTGGACAGACGGATAGTGCGCAGCCAGCAACGGGACAGCACCAACAACCACAACCCGATACTAGCCTCGCAAACACAACCGACAGCGAGCTCTCCGATGGCTACACGACGCAACAGATCCTCATGAAGAGTGACCACCTGGCGAAGGGTCTCGGATACTCGAATCTCCGCGGCACGATCAAGGTTTCCCgtcccggtggtggtggtgagagTGACGCTGCGTTCACCCCGAGTCCGCCGGTGACCCTCCAGAACGTCGACCAGAACGTCTCGCTGGCGTTGGCGCACCAAACGCGCATCAAGAACCTCTACACGAACCACAACAACGTGAACCACCATCCGTTGGCGGGTGGTGTGCTGaacggtgttggtggtggtggtggtggtggtggtgctgctgcaaGTGGTATATCGATGGGCCCAGCTGGAGCCTATGCACTACCCGATGCCCTACATCACCATCCGGTGGCGGGCCACCATAGGCGACCGGATAGCTCCAGCTCCGCCAGCTCAGCGACCGATTGGGAAGGTTCGGGGCATGCGACGGTACTGCGGCGGGCCGCGAACCAAGGTGCCGGACACCATCTACCACCGTTGCCCCCGCCTCGGCAGACACTGCCGATGGTCGAGAGTCTGCGCCCGCTGGCACCGCTCGCTCCGGTATACAACAACATCAACGGTACGACCGGGGTTCCTTCCACCGGCAAGGGACCGGTGACGGCCAACGGAGTCCAGAAGTCCCTCTCGGTGCTCGAGTCGACCAGCTCTGACTCGGAGTTCGAGCGCTCATTCGATCTCCCGGGCAGTGGCTCGAATGCCGCCTCGATTAGCAGCAAGCTGACGTCGCTGGCGCACAGTCTGCAGAGTATGCGGACTCGCCATAAGCTAAAGCTGGGCCCACAACAGCATCACGGCcagcatcaccagcagcagcagcagtcgcagcaacatcagcaccacggtcaacagcatcagcagcaacagcatggCGCACTCCACGGCCAACACGGACCGGTGACGTCGACAGCCGGCACAACGATGAGCCGCTCGAAACTTCCGGTCGATCAGTTCGGGTTCCTCGATCGTTTGAGTTGTCGGACCGAGATTTCCACCAACCATGTGGCCGCCCCACGTAAGCCCCTCTCCACGCTTCCTGACGACGAGCGGACGCTCAATCTGAACGCCAACAAGCTCTACTTCTCGCCGACCGACGCCGAGATGATTCCGCTGACGGAAGCGACGGCCTCCGAGTTGGGGCTCGTCGGTGGAGGCAAGGGTCACCACGGTGCGGTCATGGTGCCACCGGGTGGTGGTCCCTCTAGCGGCACCGTGTCCGGCAAGGACGGCGCCAAGACGAACCAGAAGACCATCCAGGACTCGATCCTACGCCATATGAGCCGCGAAATGACACCGACCATCTCCGAGGTGTACCACGAGCGCAACATTGGCCTCGGGTTGGCACCGTCCCTGTCGAAGCTGCTGCTGAGCAAGAACTACGACGATGCGCCGCCCGAGCTCGCCGGTACGAAGGGACCCTCGGCAGCTgcagccgctgccgccgctgcagccgccgccgccgccgcctcaGCGGCTGCCACGATGCTGAACAAACCGAGCGCCGCACTGACCGTGGGCAACCTGGCCGAGGCGATGAACGAGATCGAGATGAACGCAACCACCTCGAGCAAGCTGGCAGACGAGGGTGCCTGCGGTATCTGCAACTCACCGTCGGATCTGCTGTGCGGCTGTAGCGCCACCTCGACCGTCGCCGCCGTCGCCGCGATGACGGCCGCCCTCGGTGCGAGCACGATCACCAAAAAGTCCGGTTCGAACAAACCGTGGCTCAGCAACGTGTCGCCCAACATCGTCAAGGCGTCCGATCTGACCACGGCCGACATTCtcgagcagcagaagcagctgaAGTCGTCCGTCAGCAGCGGGCTGACGAGCAACCTGTCCTCCTCGACCGAAAACTCCCTGTCCACCGTGGTCAAGCGCAGCGGTTCGCCCTTCTCCGACCTCTCGCGCCGCGACGAAGGCGACGGACGCAGCGTGGCCGACTCGCAGTGCTCCGGCAGCTTCCGCACCGACATCACCGGATCGACGGTGACCACCTCCAAGCAGGGTGGCGCACAGCaaccgcaacagcagcagcagcagtccgctcagcagcaacaaacgcagcaacagcagtgcAGCACGGTACCCGCCGGTGTCGACCCA catcaacagcagcagcaaaacagCGTGCCAACGACGGTGACGACGTCGGTAACCCAGCAACGGAGCAAGTACATTATCGACACTTAA